The following are encoded together in the Dyella terrae genome:
- a CDS encoding DUF1456 family protein produces the protein MINNDVLRSVRYMLDLSDNKVVEIVKLSDADIPIDKTDVQAFLKKDDEEGYAECSNQVLAHFLDGLVFHYRGKDESLPPRPIEKRVTNNVVMKKLRVAFQLKDVDMHQAFQDAGFPISKPELTALFRQPGHKNFRLCGDQLLRNFLKGLTLRVRGND, from the coding sequence ATGATCAACAACGACGTACTACGCAGCGTTCGCTACATGCTCGATCTCAGCGACAACAAAGTTGTTGAGATCGTCAAGCTGTCTGATGCCGATATCCCGATCGATAAAACGGACGTGCAAGCGTTCCTAAAGAAGGACGATGAAGAGGGTTACGCCGAGTGCAGCAATCAGGTACTCGCACACTTCCTTGATGGCTTGGTCTTCCACTATCGCGGTAAAGATGAAAGCCTCCCACCGCGACCGATTGAAAAACGAGTTACCAACAACGTGGTGATGAAGAAACTTCGTGTCGCTTTCCAGCTCAAGGATGTCGACATGCACCAAGCTTTCCAGGATGCCGGCTTCCCGATCTCCAAGCCGGAACTCACCGCCCTATTCCGCCAACCCGGTCATAAGAATTTCCGTCTCTGCGGAGACCAACTGCTTCGAAACTTCCTCAAGGGATTGACGCTGCGCGTACGGGGAAACGACTGA
- a CDS encoding outer membrane protein assembly factor BamE translates to MASLWLAGCAVGVNFTKPADDRLVVGASKEADVLAELGKPNFKSAKVVNGESLTMDTYAYAVGGSADGVLPGVTPARSLAVVFKDGLLVEKEYTSSFKTDATLFDVDKAKSIKPGMAMEEVKALLGNPSGEAVYPITSSQTSRGVLYSFTETKGFKSQRNMLLVEIDRDDRVTKSDFTQVGQL, encoded by the coding sequence TTGGCCTCTTTATGGCTGGCCGGTTGCGCGGTCGGCGTCAACTTCACTAAGCCAGCCGATGATCGTCTGGTCGTGGGGGCGAGTAAGGAGGCGGACGTGTTAGCTGAGCTTGGCAAGCCGAACTTCAAGAGCGCCAAGGTCGTCAACGGCGAGAGCCTGACCATGGACACTTACGCTTACGCAGTCGGCGGCAGCGCCGATGGCGTATTGCCTGGTGTGACGCCAGCACGATCACTGGCAGTGGTGTTCAAGGACGGCCTGTTGGTGGAGAAGGAATACACCAGCTCGTTCAAGACCGACGCAACGCTGTTCGACGTGGACAAAGCTAAGTCTATCAAGCCGGGTATGGCTATGGAGGAGGTCAAAGCCCTGCTTGGCAACCCCAGTGGCGAGGCGGTGTACCCGATAACGTCGTCGCAGACGTCCCGCGGGGTCCTTTACAGCTTTACGGAAACCAAGGGCTTCAAGTCCCAGCGCAATATGTTGCTTGTCGAAATCGACCGTGATGATCGGGTGACAAAGTCCGATTTCACTCAGGTCGGCCAGCTCTAA